From Rutidosis leptorrhynchoides isolate AG116_Rl617_1_P2 chromosome 3, CSIRO_AGI_Rlap_v1, whole genome shotgun sequence, a single genomic window includes:
- the LOC139898886 gene encoding NAD(P)H-quinone oxidoreductase subunit M, chloroplastic: MASSLSSMASMVGWNPMNKSEILVPRKRNNSNGFIVFAKQEVQESVSLQQEEEDEEKEVKPIKGVTQPRPVEPQINVESKNMIRDYGGQWLSCTTRHVRIFAAYIDPETCAFDQTQTDKLTLILDPTDEFVWTPETCTMVYSYFQELVDHYEGAPLTEYTLRLIGSDIEHYIRKLLYEGQIQYNMNARVLNFSMGKPRVGFSYNPDYEIQDVNQ, encoded by the exons ATGGCATCATCATTATCTTCAATGGCTTCCATGGTGGGTTGGAACCCGATGAACAAATCCGAAATCCTCGTACCCAGGAAACGAAACAACAGCAACGGGTTCATAGTATTCGCTAAACAAGAAGTTCAAGAATCAGTTTCAttacaacaagaagaagaagacgaAGAAAAAGAAGTGAAACCAATCAAGGGTGTGACACAACCGAGGCCCGTTGAGCCACAAATCAACGTCGAAAGTAAAAACATGATTCGAGATTATGGCGGGCAATGGTTGAGCTGCACCACAAGACATGTGAGGATTTTTGCAGCATATATTGACCCTGAGACGTGTGCTTTCGACCAAACTCAAACCGATAAGCTAACACTAATTCTTGATCCGACCGATGAGTTTGTTTGGACGCCGGAAACTTGTACCATGGTTTATTCTTACTTTCAAGAGCTTGTTGATCACTATGAG GGTGCACCATTGACAGAGTACACACTTCGGCTTATTGGTTCAGACATAGAACATTACATAAGAAAGCTTCTTTATGAAGGACAAATACAATACAACATGAATGCAAGGGTACTTAACTTCAGCATGGGCAAACCTCGTGTCGGATTCAGTTACAACCCCGATTACGAAATTCAAGATGTAAATCAGTAA